A single window of Flavobacteriales bacterium DNA harbors:
- a CDS encoding DNA double-strand break repair nuclease NurA, translated as MSFEGEFASYEPLRRLLDSEKVKSLQNRLKIRQQEEETGDFEGSIVNKSDLPESALQPDLVLAIDGSNLAAKAENGFPGAEFGYITIASVLIDLKLIGELEKKEFVEPKKFRETEKASTIESVFPGCNVILDTEKNAKASLRRALFEELLSNTIFTDGETLLDTYEHLFRIKREHFKEKNLPRSPIEGVEEEMTYDYGEYTCPHSGQPLFSTDALRLHELMNPGGSNGEMFGQIMATLEKLWLVHILRAFERKGWLATLRRVAFIMDGPLAVFSTSSWLTKVISYELTRLNDLQRKINGQDLLIIGIEKSGTFFNHFIEIDTTKDGVTDKFSKQSALLLNDGYIKRNIIFSESPKPYGQDTYFGRKLFYKAASGQKIVPVVACFNEYQRNLDTANPDQFTRLADVMNLLDQLVSSRYPNSVSPLVSAHAEAAIPLNLGKRIFEDIAKEIREKSGQ; from the coding sequence ATGAGTTTTGAAGGAGAATTTGCCAGTTATGAGCCTTTAAGACGGTTACTTGATAGTGAAAAGGTTAAATCACTTCAAAACCGACTTAAAATAAGGCAACAAGAAGAAGAAACCGGAGACTTTGAAGGTTCAATAGTCAATAAGTCTGACTTACCTGAAAGCGCATTACAGCCTGATTTAGTTCTTGCAATTGACGGAAGTAACTTAGCTGCAAAAGCGGAAAACGGTTTTCCCGGTGCTGAATTTGGCTACATTACAATTGCATCGGTTTTGATAGATCTAAAACTAATAGGAGAATTAGAGAAAAAAGAATTTGTAGAACCAAAGAAATTTCGGGAAACTGAAAAAGCATCAACCATTGAAAGTGTTTTCCCCGGTTGTAATGTAATTCTCGATACAGAGAAGAATGCCAAGGCTTCTTTAAGACGAGCTTTGTTTGAAGAACTTCTGAGCAACACCATTTTTACAGATGGAGAAACTTTGCTTGACACTTACGAACATCTTTTTCGGATAAAGCGGGAGCATTTTAAGGAAAAGAATTTACCGAGAAGTCCGATTGAAGGAGTTGAAGAAGAAATGACATATGACTACGGGGAATATACCTGTCCACATTCAGGTCAGCCACTTTTTTCTACGGACGCTTTGCGATTGCATGAACTAATGAACCCAGGTGGAAGTAATGGTGAAATGTTCGGGCAAATTATGGCTACCCTTGAAAAACTTTGGCTTGTTCATATTCTAAGGGCTTTTGAACGAAAGGGGTGGTTAGCGACACTTCGGAGAGTAGCATTTATAATGGACGGCCCTTTGGCTGTCTTTAGCACTTCATCTTGGTTGACAAAGGTTATTAGCTACGAATTAACTCGCCTGAACGACCTTCAAAGGAAAATAAATGGTCAAGACCTTTTGATAATTGGAATTGAAAAATCAGGAACATTTTTTAATCATTTCATTGAAATAGATACAACCAAAGACGGGGTAACAGACAAATTTTCTAAACAATCTGCCCTACTCTTAAATGATGGCTATATAAAACGAAATATCATATTTTCAGAAAGCCCCAAGCCATACGGACAAGACACCTATTTTGGCAGAAAACTTTTCTATAAAGCAGCATCAGGTCAAAAGATTGTTCCTGTTGTGGCTTGCTTCAATGAATATCAAAGAAACTTAGACACAGCAAATCCTGACCAATTTACAAGGTTAGCTGATGTGATGAACTTACTTGACCAATTAGTATCAAGTAGGTATCCGAATTCTGTTTCACCATTGGTTTCGGCACATGCAGAAGCAGCAATTCCATTGAACTTAGGAAAAAGGATATTTGAAGACATAGCAAAAGAGATAAGAGAGAAATCAGGACAATGA
- a CDS encoding ATP-binding protein: MSIEQGLNSRRENDKQVESQQWFQKLIQADQYVGDIYSINYETARVIIHDFYREKVGGIPSLSFLIATRVDPSKPDIDFKKEDASFVLLRVMDAAALPQDKEAERIRVETAQRISGETEKHWDDAGSMDLRTKNILGFAGVQCRIIGTFFLEENGHNGEAPLNLKFGSDISNYYPNRGLKVYKPNGQALEQIVNYADPTSIQDHIEKYGNTERVKLGFVRYASTNRKYQQIDDVPVYIYPADLLSQKSALFGMTRTGKSNTTKIIAKSVFELRTNENPNDKPLRIGQIIFDPNGEYANENVQDNNSALKNVWQLLPNGVKSDEVVTYGITRHPNDPERTLMLLNFFETSNTQIGKSIIDSILSEDSTNYIRQFCQVSFDEPDPNDRSATTRYNRRLLAYRSVLARAGFQVPQSLRASTRGLFNQDLLTALQTGRNNNPPNPEYVSAAQVFSNPSPSWGQLANAFEALDKFIRDSSSNYTTFENAYVSRPNGSGDRWADEDLKKIIGIFQYPNGTRKIGKAAEQHSADTTSDYAEDIYNHLVQGKLVIIDQSSGEPELNKSSATRIMTKIFKENQRKFVQGETNIPEILVYVEEAHNILPAGNDLDLSDIWVRTAKEGSKYRIGMVYATQEVSSIQKNILKNTANWFISHLNNTDETKELCKYYDFADFEPSIRRAQDKGFLRVKTLSNLFVIPVQVDRFEV; the protein is encoded by the coding sequence ATGAGCATAGAACAAGGACTGAACTCAAGACGAGAAAACGACAAACAGGTTGAAAGCCAACAATGGTTTCAAAAACTAATTCAGGCTGACCAATATGTTGGTGACATCTACTCAATTAACTATGAAACAGCGAGAGTAATCATTCATGACTTTTATAGAGAAAAAGTTGGTGGAATACCAAGTTTGAGTTTCCTAATTGCAACACGAGTAGACCCAAGCAAACCTGATATTGACTTTAAAAAGGAAGATGCTTCATTTGTTCTTTTGCGGGTAATGGATGCAGCAGCATTGCCACAAGACAAAGAAGCAGAAAGAATAAGAGTTGAAACGGCTCAAAGAATTAGCGGAGAGACTGAAAAACATTGGGATGACGCAGGTTCAATGGACTTGCGGACTAAAAATATTCTTGGATTTGCAGGTGTTCAATGCCGAATTATTGGAACATTCTTTCTCGAAGAAAACGGACACAATGGTGAAGCACCTCTAAATCTGAAATTTGGTAGCGATATTTCCAATTACTATCCCAACAGGGGACTGAAAGTCTATAAGCCAAACGGTCAGGCACTTGAACAAATCGTAAACTACGCAGACCCTACAAGTATTCAGGATCATATCGAAAAATATGGAAATACCGAAAGAGTAAAGCTTGGTTTTGTTCGATATGCTTCGACAAATCGCAAATATCAGCAAATTGATGATGTTCCTGTTTATATCTATCCTGCGGACTTGCTATCTCAAAAGTCTGCATTATTCGGTATGACCCGAACAGGTAAATCAAACACGACCAAAATTATTGCCAAATCCGTGTTTGAATTAAGGACAAATGAAAATCCAAACGATAAACCTCTAAGAATAGGGCAAATTATTTTTGACCCAAATGGTGAGTATGCAAATGAAAATGTTCAGGACAATAATTCCGCACTAAAAAATGTGTGGCAACTTTTGCCAAATGGAGTAAAGTCAGACGAAGTGGTTACCTATGGAATTACAAGACATCCGAATGACCCTGAACGAACTTTAATGCTTCTAAATTTCTTTGAAACAAGTAATACACAAATTGGAAAAAGCATCATCGATAGCATCTTATCGGAAGATAGCACTAATTACATCAGGCAATTTTGCCAAGTCAGTTTTGATGAACCTGACCCCAATGACCGAAGTGCTACAACACGTTACAATAGACGATTATTAGCTTATCGTTCAGTGTTAGCCAGAGCAGGCTTTCAAGTTCCTCAAAGTTTAAGAGCAAGCACAAGGGGGCTTTTTAATCAAGACTTGCTCACTGCCCTGCAAACAGGACGGAATAACAATCCACCAAACCCTGAATATGTATCAGCAGCACAAGTATTTTCAAACCCAAGCCCTTCTTGGGGACAGCTTGCCAATGCATTTGAAGCATTAGATAAATTCATCCGAGATAGTAGCAGCAATTACACAACCTTTGAAAACGCCTATGTAAGTCGTCCAAATGGTTCAGGTGACAGATGGGCTGATGAAGATTTGAAAAAAATTATAGGCATCTTCCAATATCCGAACGGAACCAGAAAAATCGGTAAAGCGGCAGAACAACATAGTGCGGACACAACAAGTGATTATGCAGAAGATATATACAACCACCTTGTTCAGGGTAAATTGGTAATAATTGACCAATCAAGTGGCGAACCTGAACTCAATAAATCTTCGGCAACACGCATAATGACAAAAATTTTCAAAGAAAATCAAAGAAAATTTGTTCAGGGTGAGACCAACATTCCTGAAATCTTAGTTTACGTTGAAGAAGCGCACAATATTCTTCCCGCAGGTAATGATTTGGACTTATCAGATATATGGGTTCGGACTGCAAAGGAAGGCTCAAAATATCGCATCGGAATGGTGTATGCTACTCAAGAAGTGAGTAGCATTCAAAAGAACATTCTTAAAAACACTGCCAATTGGTTTATTAGCCACTTGAACAATACAGATGAAACAAAGGAACTATGCAAGTATTATGATTTTGCAGACTTTGAACCATCAATAAGACGAGCACAAGACAAAGGCTTTTTAAGAGTAAAAACATTAAGTAACCTATTTGTCATTCCTGTACAAGTGGACAGGTTTGAAGTTTAA
- a CDS encoding site-specific DNA-methyltransferase — protein MIAKEKILKGFGTAEARWARFGPYYAMFPLEFAFDVVERYSKKGDYIIDPFAGRCSSIYAGGVLGRNSLGVEINPVGWLYGTVKLHPAEKEEVINRLLEIYGKRNYYNRSIQRMPEFYRICYCDEVLKFLLAARTHLDWRNNNVDATLMSILLIYLHAKLGEGLSNQMRMTKSMGMNYSVQWWKKNKMTTPPEINPCEFILKKIEWRYEKGKPTVTESAVVFGDSSNELVTIAERAVKNDIKISLLFTSPPYCSITDYHADQWLRLWLLGGSENPQTLKDKHKGRFVNKQEYYDLLDNVFGLCAKMMKRKSTVYVRTDKRDFTFNSTLEILKKHFPSHKVTIIEKPLTKETKTQTKLYGDKSLKPGEVDIVMTRK, from the coding sequence ATGATTGCAAAGGAAAAAATATTGAAAGGTTTTGGAACTGCCGAAGCACGTTGGGCAAGGTTTGGGCCTTATTATGCTATGTTTCCTTTGGAATTCGCATTTGATGTAGTAGAAAGATACTCAAAAAAGGGTGACTATATAATTGACCCATTTGCGGGAAGATGTAGTAGTATTTATGCAGGTGGGGTTTTAGGTAGAAATAGTTTAGGCGTTGAAATTAATCCTGTTGGTTGGTTGTATGGTACTGTAAAGCTTCATCCCGCAGAAAAGGAAGAAGTCATAAACCGACTGCTTGAAATTTACGGGAAGAGAAACTATTACAATCGTTCTATACAGCGAATGCCCGAATTTTATCGCATTTGCTACTGTGACGAAGTTCTTAAATTCCTGTTAGCAGCCCGAACTCATTTAGATTGGAGAAACAATAATGTTGATGCGACTTTAATGTCAATCCTTCTCATTTACCTACACGCAAAACTTGGCGAAGGACTTTCCAATCAAATGAGAATGACTAAATCAATGGGAATGAATTACTCAGTTCAATGGTGGAAGAAAAACAAAATGACTACACCACCTGAAATAAATCCTTGTGAATTCATTCTCAAAAAAATCGAGTGGCGTTATGAGAAAGGTAAGCCTACAGTTACCGAGAGTGCCGTTGTGTTTGGAGACAGTTCGAATGAATTAGTAACCATTGCTGAAAGAGCTGTAAAAAATGATATTAAAATTTCATTGCTGTTCACTTCACCACCGTATTGTTCAATAACAGACTATCACGCTGACCAGTGGTTGAGACTTTGGCTTTTAGGTGGTTCTGAAAATCCACAAACACTTAAAGATAAACACAAAGGACGATTTGTAAACAAGCAAGAATATTATGACTTGCTCGACAATGTTTTTGGACTTTGTGCCAAAATGATGAAAAGGAAAAGCACTGTTTATGTGCGGACAGACAAGAGAGATTTTACATTCAACTCGACACTTGAAATTTTAAAGAAGCATTTCCCCAGCCATAAAGTAACAATTATTGAGAAACCACTGACGAAAGAGACGAAAACACAGACCAAGTTATATGGAGACAAATCTTTGAAACCAGGAGAAGTAGATATAGTAATGACAAGGAAATGA
- a CDS encoding efflux RND transporter permease subunit, with protein MNITEISIKRPSLIIVLFSVLTLLGFIGYKNLSYELMPDFNQPVVVIKTVYPGAEPNEVETSVSRKIEDALSNLEGVDYLVTKSLPNASIIIANLNYGTDLDKSMQDAQRYIDNIRKDLPDEILSPVMSKVSPNDLPIMSISATSNLSATEFYQKMKDDYLPQIQQIKGVAEITVLGGEEREIQVKIDQEKLKLYKISMLQVVEAINRSGLDLPAGKVQTDKESNSVRLTGKFTSIEDIKNVQVAMPVLGSPVYVKDIADVIDGIKETTSISRYNGKDGIGLLLKKQGDANAVDVSKAVREKLQSIEQQHIISGVKFVIADDSTDNTIAAVNSVVFDLILAVLLVSLVMLLFLRSFRNSLIVLVAIPTSLVTAFAVMWLLGYTLNLMTLLAMSLIIGILVDDATVVLENIQKHLDRGKDKRTAAMDGRMEIGFAALSITLVDVVVFLPILFLQVFVADMLKQFSVVVVTSTLTSLLVGFTLTPWMASRIGKKEDLQPTNFFNRFLLWFEVQLENFNEWYGRRLEWVLSHKLAFTGIVIVLFAMTLGIMKQGIIGKELISTGDQGKFKMVLEFDKSTSIHQNNLIAQKIETYIIQQPEVATVFSNIGGPSTGIGSLGVGSANKTEFTIQLKSKKELNNLPTETFMKNLREELKSKFPTINYSMAALGLIPRSAPIEITLSGSNLDLVMKTGDELKTVIEKIPGADNVRLSVEAGSPEYKIIPDQDKMQRLGLTTAYVGLNLRTAFTGNDDATLTENGTEYPVRIWLDEFSRRNFEDVQQLTIINPMGIPVEVSQFANVEQDNSPSLLERKDRQPAVTLTADALGRPSGTVADDVVAYLKENPLPNGIQMTWGSDIKRQNDSFGALGSVLLISFLLIYLIMVALYDSFVYPFVVLFSIPVAAIGAFFALNLSLSNLSLFALLGLIMLMGLVVKNAILIVDFTNQLKAEGKHFKEALIIAGKGRMRPILMTTLSMVVGMLPIAMATGTAAEWKNGLAWVIIGGLLSSLVLTVFLVPMVYYLVDTAKEKLNR; from the coding sequence ATGAATATTACAGAAATATCAATCAAACGTCCATCGCTGATCATAGTGCTTTTCAGCGTACTTACTTTATTAGGTTTTATAGGGTATAAAAACTTGAGCTACGAATTAATGCCTGATTTTAATCAGCCAGTAGTTGTTATCAAAACAGTTTATCCGGGTGCTGAACCAAATGAAGTAGAAACATCTGTTTCACGAAAAATCGAAGATGCTTTATCCAACTTGGAGGGTGTAGATTATTTGGTTACGAAATCATTGCCTAATGCTTCTATCATCATCGCGAATCTGAACTACGGAACCGACTTGGACAAATCAATGCAAGATGCACAACGCTATATTGATAATATTCGGAAGGATTTACCGGACGAGATATTGAGTCCTGTAATGAGCAAAGTTTCGCCCAATGATTTACCGATAATGTCTATCAGTGCAACAAGTAACTTGTCTGCTACCGAGTTTTATCAGAAAATGAAAGATGATTATCTGCCACAAATTCAGCAAATAAAAGGGGTAGCAGAGATTACTGTTTTAGGAGGAGAGGAAAGAGAAATACAAGTTAAAATCGATCAGGAAAAGCTGAAACTATATAAAATATCAATGCTTCAGGTTGTTGAAGCAATTAATCGTTCTGGCTTAGACTTACCTGCAGGAAAGGTGCAAACCGATAAGGAAAGTAATTCAGTTCGTTTAACGGGAAAATTCACATCTATTGAGGATATTAAAAATGTCCAGGTCGCTATGCCTGTTTTAGGAAGTCCAGTTTATGTAAAAGACATAGCAGATGTAATTGATGGTATAAAAGAAACGACTTCCATCAGTCGATACAATGGAAAAGATGGGATTGGATTACTGTTGAAAAAACAAGGCGATGCAAATGCAGTAGATGTTTCAAAAGCAGTTCGGGAGAAATTACAATCCATTGAACAACAACATATAATTTCGGGTGTAAAGTTTGTTATTGCAGACGATAGCACCGACAACACGATTGCAGCCGTAAATTCCGTTGTTTTTGATTTAATCTTAGCAGTATTATTGGTGTCGTTAGTAATGCTTTTATTTCTAAGAAGTTTTAGAAACTCCTTAATCGTTTTGGTTGCCATTCCAACATCTTTAGTTACTGCCTTTGCCGTGATGTGGCTTTTGGGTTACACCTTAAACTTAATGACCTTGCTTGCAATGTCTTTAATCATCGGTATTTTGGTAGATGATGCTACCGTAGTTTTAGAAAACATTCAAAAACATTTGGACAGAGGAAAAGATAAACGAACGGCTGCAATGGATGGTAGAATGGAAATTGGCTTTGCCGCTTTATCCATCACCTTGGTTGACGTTGTAGTTTTTTTACCTATTCTTTTTCTACAAGTGTTTGTTGCTGATATGCTCAAACAGTTTTCGGTTGTAGTAGTAACTTCCACTCTCACCAGTTTATTGGTTGGTTTTACTTTAACGCCTTGGATGGCTTCTCGTATTGGTAAAAAAGAAGACTTACAACCTACCAATTTTTTTAATCGTTTTTTGCTTTGGTTTGAAGTTCAATTAGAAAACTTTAATGAATGGTATGGTCGAAGATTAGAATGGGTATTGAGCCATAAATTAGCTTTTACAGGTATCGTTATTGTGCTTTTTGCAATGACTTTAGGAATTATGAAACAAGGAATTATCGGTAAAGAATTAATATCAACTGGCGACCAAGGAAAATTTAAAATGGTATTAGAATTTGATAAGTCCACATCTATACATCAAAACAATTTAATTGCTCAAAAAATTGAAACATACATTATTCAACAACCCGAAGTAGCAACTGTATTCAGCAATATTGGCGGTCCAAGCACCGGCATTGGAAGTTTAGGCGTAGGTTCAGCAAATAAAACTGAATTTACAATTCAATTAAAATCCAAAAAAGAATTGAATAATTTACCTACCGAAACATTTATGAAAAATCTACGGGAAGAACTAAAGTCAAAATTTCCGACTATCAATTATTCAATGGCAGCATTGGGTTTAATTCCACGTTCTGCACCAATTGAAATTACGTTAAGCGGAAGCAATTTGGATTTGGTGATGAAAACAGGCGATGAATTGAAAACAGTAATAGAAAAAATTCCCGGTGCGGATAATGTTCGCTTATCCGTTGAAGCAGGTAGTCCCGAATACAAAATAATTCCCGACCAAGATAAAATGCAACGATTGGGTTTAACAACCGCTTATGTTGGATTAAACCTAAGAACTGCCTTTACAGGAAATGATGATGCCACTTTAACCGAAAACGGAACTGAATATCCCGTGAGAATTTGGTTAGATGAATTTAGCAGACGAAATTTTGAAGATGTTCAACAACTTACTATCATTAACCCTATGGGGATACCAGTTGAAGTTTCACAGTTTGCAAACGTAGAGCAAGACAATTCTCCGTCATTGTTAGAACGAAAAGACCGCCAACCAGCAGTTACACTAACCGCAGACGCATTAGGAAGGCCTTCAGGAACTGTAGCAGACGATGTAGTGGCTTATCTTAAAGAAAATCCATTGCCAAACGGAATACAAATGACTTGGGGAAGTGACATCAAAAGACAGAATGATAGTTTTGGAGCATTAGGTTCCGTTTTACTCATTTCGTTTTTGCTGATATACCTGATTATGGTAGCACTTTACGACAGTTTTGTTTATCCATTTGTAGTATTATTTTCTATTCCAGTAGCAGCTATTGGAGCATTTTTCGCTTTGAATTTGTCGTTAAGCAATTTGAGTTTATTTGCCTTGCTTGGGTTAATTATGCTAATGGGCTTAGTAGTAAAAAATGCTATTCTAATTGTGGATTTTACTAATCAATTAAAAGCAGAAGGCAAACATTTTAAAGAAGCCTTAATCATAGCAGGAAAAGGACGTATGCGACCAATTCTAATGACAACGCTTTCAATGGTAGTTGGTATGCTTCCTATTGCAATGGCAACAGGAACAGCAGCAGAATGGAAAAACGGTTTGGCTTGGGTAATCATTGGTGGGCTTCTATCATCCCTAGTTTTGACTGTGTTTTTAGTTCCTATGGTTTATTATTTAGTGGACACCGCGAAAGAAAAGCTCAACAGATGA
- a CDS encoding DUF262 domain-containing protein, whose product MQKYSVNQHLIETILAWVNSGEIAIPEIQRPFVWDSSKVRDLMDSLYQGYPVGYIIAWRNPNVKLKDGSLSEGKKVLIDGQQRVTALTAAILGQYVINKTYQRVKIKIAFNPIEERFEVQNPAILKDKTWLHDITDAFSGKISLLKLVRDYSALNPEIDEDLIEKSFSQLIGIVKKPIGMIELTSDLDIETVTEIFIRINSKGVVLSQADFAMSKIAADTDNGGNELRKAIDYFCHLTIAPDFYKHIVDNDKEFARTTYFQKMQWLKTENEDLYDPDYTDLIRVAFTSQFNRGRLSDLVSLLSGRNFETRTYESEIAQKSFQTLKNGVENFINETNFKRFLMIIKSAGFISPKLIRSQNAINFAYILYLKLKDLNVNSVDIETYVRRWFVYSIFTGRYSGSPESTFDFDIKQISNKPFNEILMEREEAELSDAYWNASLPQSLDTSVASSPYFHVFLASQVKANDRGFLSKDVLISDLISLRGDIHHLFPKDYLKKNGLDRGKYNQIANYVYMQSEINIKVGNKPPKEYFEQIKTQMIENNKQVSGISTELELMDNLKQNCVPIEIMEMNIDDYQDFLMQRRKLMANKMKDYYFGL is encoded by the coding sequence ATGCAAAAATATTCAGTAAACCAACACCTAATCGAAACGATTTTGGCTTGGGTAAATTCAGGCGAAATCGCAATTCCAGAAATTCAAAGACCATTTGTTTGGGACAGTTCAAAAGTTCGTGATTTAATGGACAGCCTTTATCAAGGTTATCCGGTCGGTTACATCATTGCTTGGCGAAATCCAAATGTAAAACTCAAAGACGGAAGTTTAAGCGAGGGAAAAAAAGTGTTAATTGACGGACAACAAAGAGTAACGGCTTTGACTGCCGCAATTCTCGGTCAATATGTCATCAATAAAACCTATCAAAGAGTAAAAATCAAAATTGCATTCAATCCTATTGAAGAACGTTTTGAAGTTCAAAATCCAGCAATTTTAAAAGATAAGACTTGGCTTCACGACATTACAGATGCATTTTCGGGAAAAATCAGTTTATTGAAATTAGTACGTGATTACTCGGCATTGAATCCCGAAATTGACGAAGATTTAATCGAAAAATCATTTTCGCAACTCATCGGAATCGTCAAAAAACCAATAGGAATGATTGAATTAACCTCCGATTTGGACATTGAAACGGTTACGGAAATCTTTATCCGAATCAACTCAAAAGGAGTTGTTTTAAGCCAAGCCGATTTTGCGATGAGTAAAATTGCAGCCGATACCGACAATGGTGGAAACGAATTGAGAAAAGCGATTGATTATTTTTGCCATTTAACCATTGCTCCTGATTTTTACAAGCACATTGTAGATAACGATAAGGAATTTGCAAGAACAACTTACTTTCAAAAAATGCAATGGCTAAAAACTGAAAACGAAGACCTTTACGACCCAGATTATACTGATTTAATCCGTGTTGCGTTTACTTCACAATTTAATAGAGGACGACTTTCGGACTTGGTAAGTTTACTTTCAGGTAGAAATTTTGAAACAAGAACATATGAATCCGAAATTGCACAAAAATCATTTCAAACTTTAAAAAATGGCGTTGAGAATTTTATCAATGAAACCAATTTTAAACGGTTTTTGATGATAATAAAATCGGCTGGATTTATTTCTCCAAAACTCATTCGTTCTCAAAATGCGATAAACTTTGCTTACATCCTTTACTTGAAACTAAAAGACCTTAATGTAAATTCGGTTGATATTGAAACCTATGTTAGACGTTGGTTTGTATATTCAATTTTTACAGGACGATATTCAGGTTCGCCTGAAAGCACGTTTGACTTTGACATCAAGCAAATTTCAAACAAACCGTTCAACGAAATTTTAATGGAACGTGAAGAAGCTGAACTTTCGGACGCTTATTGGAACGCTTCACTCCCACAAAGTTTAGACACTTCTGTTGCAAGTAGTCCTTATTTTCACGTATTTCTCGCTTCACAAGTAAAAGCAAACGACAGAGGGTTTTTATCAAAGGACGTTTTGATTAGCGACTTGATTTCGCTTCGAGGCGACATTCATCATTTGTTCCCAAAAGACTATTTGAAGAAAAACGGATTGGACAGAGGAAAATACAATCAAATTGCTAATTACGTTTATATGCAGTCGGAAATCAATATAAAAGTCGGAAACAAACCACCGAAAGAATATTTTGAGCAAATAAAAACTCAAATGATTGAAAATAACAAACAAGTTAGCGGAATTTCGACCGAGCTTGAACTTATGGACAATCTAAAACAAAATTGCGTTCCAATAGAAATTATGGAAATGAATATTGACGATTACCAAGACTTTCTAATGCAACGAAGAAAGTTAATGGCGAACAAAATGAAAGATTATTATTTTGGACTCTGA
- a CDS encoding efflux RND transporter periplasmic adaptor subunit yields the protein MNWKKIIGIVVAVVIVALFVFKLKTNKNIAEERVYQYDKEQAINVQGDTLQLEVINAESSYTGTFQPNKETKISAELQGKINTILVDAGSVVSKGQPLILLDNSLLKLQLQTIEVQIEGLEADVNRYTILAEADAIQGVQLEKAELGLKSAKVQKATLLEQISKTTIRAPFSGVVTAKLSEEGAFAAPGVPLLQITDITTLKFTVNVPEKDLSQFKLNQSYSLSADAYSEILLTGKTTMIGSKANMGSSFPVQITVNNTSDLKIKSGMFGKVLLKSETSGNGIIIPSSAIKGTENQPQVYVVKNGKALLQGITISKKIQNNAVVSNGLNEGDVIVTNGLINLFDGANVTVK from the coding sequence ATGAATTGGAAAAAAATAATAGGTATTGTAGTCGCAGTAGTGATTGTTGCATTATTTGTTTTTAAGCTCAAAACAAACAAAAATATTGCGGAAGAAAGAGTCTATCAATACGATAAAGAACAAGCTATAAATGTTCAAGGAGATACATTGCAACTTGAAGTTATAAATGCAGAATCTTCATATACAGGAACATTTCAACCAAATAAGGAAACCAAAATAAGTGCTGAACTACAAGGTAAAATCAATACCATTTTAGTTGATGCTGGAAGCGTGGTAAGCAAAGGACAACCTTTAATTCTATTGGATAATTCATTGCTGAAATTGCAACTGCAAACTATTGAAGTGCAAATAGAAGGATTGGAAGCAGATGTAAACCGCTATACCATTTTGGCTGAAGCAGATGCCATTCAAGGAGTTCAATTGGAAAAGGCGGAATTAGGTTTGAAATCTGCAAAAGTTCAAAAAGCAACTTTGTTAGAGCAGATAAGCAAAACCACTATTAGAGCTCCTTTTAGCGGAGTGGTAACTGCTAAATTAAGTGAAGAAGGAGCTTTTGCTGCACCAGGCGTTCCATTGCTCCAAATAACGGACATTACCACTTTAAAATTCACCGTAAATGTTCCCGAAAAAGATTTAAGCCAGTTCAAATTAAATCAAAGCTATTCTCTTTCGGCAGATGCCTATTCTGAAATTTTATTGACTGGAAAAACTACTATGATTGGTAGTAAAGCCAATATGGGCAGTAGTTTTCCTGTTCAGATTACGGTAAATAACACATCAGATTTGAAAATAAAATCTGGGATGTTTGGTAAAGTTTTACTCAAAAGCGAGACATCTGGAAATGGAATTATCATACCGTCATCTGCCATAAAAGGCACAGAGAACCAACCCCAGGTTTATGTTGTGAAAAATGGCAAAGCCCTTTTGCAAGGCATCACTATTTCAAAAAAGATACAGAACAATGCAGTTGTTTCAAATGGATTAAATGAAGGTGATGTAATTGTAACAAATGGCTTAATCAATCTTTTTGATGGGGCGAATGTAACTGTTAAATAA